The following proteins are co-located in the Pseudarthrobacter siccitolerans genome:
- a CDS encoding low temperature requirement protein A: MSSNPLRHAMARMGGRDPHEKHRAATPLELFFDLTFVIAFGVAGSQFAHEIAEAHFIPGLLGFSFAMFAVIWAWINFTWFASAYDTDDWIFRVVTMIQIVGVLILAMGIEPMFRSLVEGKHVDNAVIVGGYVIMRLALVTQWLRAARQDPAGRDTCLRYAKYLVVVQLGWIAVLFIEADVSTTLMMILPLIVLEMATPYAAERKARTPWHAHHIAERYGLLAIIALGECLIGAIETLRAIVGTHGWSVDAALVGFGGTALAFGMWWIYFLLPAGRALHLRRHRSFLFGYGHIPIFAAIAATGAGLHVAAYYIDHEAHISAAAAVATIAVPVALFKGSLTWLYSVMIGPDRTVISVAAGVLITLAASVGLAAAGVSVPVCLLVIVLALGASIVIDERRGSERLHHALEKLEAETSAPQQA; this comes from the coding sequence ATGTCCTCCAATCCCCTCCGGCACGCCATGGCACGCATGGGCGGCCGGGACCCGCATGAGAAGCACCGGGCCGCGACACCGCTGGAACTCTTTTTCGACCTGACGTTTGTGATCGCGTTTGGCGTGGCCGGCAGCCAGTTCGCCCACGAAATCGCGGAAGCGCACTTCATCCCCGGCCTGCTGGGGTTCTCGTTCGCGATGTTCGCCGTGATCTGGGCGTGGATCAACTTCACGTGGTTCGCCAGCGCCTACGACACCGACGACTGGATCTTCCGGGTGGTCACCATGATCCAGATCGTGGGAGTCCTGATCCTCGCCATGGGGATCGAGCCCATGTTCCGTTCCCTCGTGGAGGGGAAGCACGTGGACAACGCCGTGATTGTGGGCGGCTACGTGATCATGCGGCTCGCGCTGGTGACTCAATGGCTCCGGGCCGCCCGGCAGGATCCGGCAGGCCGCGACACCTGCCTGCGCTACGCCAAGTACCTCGTGGTGGTGCAGCTCGGATGGATCGCCGTGCTCTTTATCGAGGCCGACGTTTCCACCACTCTGATGATGATCCTGCCCTTGATCGTGCTGGAGATGGCCACCCCTTATGCGGCCGAGCGCAAGGCCAGGACCCCCTGGCACGCGCACCATATTGCCGAACGGTACGGACTCCTGGCCATCATCGCCCTGGGCGAATGCCTGATCGGCGCTATCGAAACCCTGCGCGCCATTGTGGGGACCCACGGCTGGAGCGTGGATGCTGCATTGGTGGGCTTCGGCGGAACGGCCCTGGCCTTCGGCATGTGGTGGATCTACTTTCTGCTGCCCGCCGGACGGGCGCTCCACTTGCGCCGCCACAGGTCGTTCCTCTTCGGCTACGGCCATATTCCGATCTTCGCCGCGATCGCGGCCACGGGCGCAGGGCTGCATGTGGCCGCCTACTACATCGACCACGAAGCCCACATCAGTGCAGCAGCCGCGGTGGCCACCATTGCGGTCCCGGTGGCACTGTTCAAGGGCTCGCTGACCTGGCTGTACAGCGTGATGATTGGTCCGGACCGGACTGTTATCTCCGTGGCGGCTGGGGTGCTGATAACGCTGGCGGCTTCAGTCGGCCTTGCTGCGGCCGGAGTGTCCGTCCCGGTATGCCTGCTGGTGATTGTGCTGGCACTCGGTGCTTCCATAGTTATCGACGAGCGCCGCGGCTCCGAGCGGCTGCACCACGCCCTGGAAAAGCTGGAGGCGGAAACTAGCGCTCCTCAGCAGGCCTAG
- a CDS encoding HD domain-containing protein yields the protein MSDEHFPDQNPAPRFTVETAKVLAEVAHNRQKDKLKRPYREHVLAVGDALADFDDDIRIAGYLHDIAEDTPITRQALLDMGVSERAVEIIERVTNRLHSNPDDYQSGIREIAEDHDAALVKIADNAHNSLPERVQALAEKWPDKAPVTKYRDARPVLYAAVEVEEVRKILARVNPWLLEELDNRLDEEDTTDYENLSYEETDAATAAVPEARPAEER from the coding sequence ATGTCAGACGAGCATTTTCCGGACCAGAATCCGGCCCCCAGGTTCACCGTTGAGACTGCCAAGGTCCTGGCCGAGGTGGCCCACAACCGGCAGAAGGACAAGCTGAAGCGGCCTTACCGGGAGCATGTCCTCGCCGTCGGTGACGCCCTGGCGGACTTCGACGACGACATCCGGATTGCGGGGTACCTGCACGACATCGCCGAAGACACTCCGATAACCCGGCAGGCGCTGCTGGATATGGGCGTCTCCGAGCGGGCCGTGGAGATCATTGAACGGGTCACCAACCGGCTGCACAGCAACCCCGACGACTACCAGTCGGGGATCCGCGAGATCGCCGAGGACCACGATGCTGCCCTGGTCAAGATCGCCGACAACGCCCACAACTCGCTGCCGGAGCGGGTCCAGGCGCTGGCGGAGAAGTGGCCGGACAAAGCCCCAGTCACCAAATACCGCGACGCCCGGCCGGTGCTGTACGCCGCCGTCGAGGTCGAGGAAGTCCGGAAAATCCTCGCGCGCGTCAATCCGTGGCTGCTGGAGGAGCTGGACAACCGGCTGGACGAGGAAGACACCACGGATTACGAGAACCTGTCCTACGAGGAAACGGACGCCGCCACCGCGGCCGTGCCTGAGGCTAGGCCTGCTGAGGAGCGCTAG
- a CDS encoding AsnC family protein, which translates to MEVERMKTLVGSMDGMEPAEALHAVAELQKEVSRTESALVRGARQAGLSWEAIALCLGVSKQAVHRKYGKQ; encoded by the coding sequence ATGGAGGTGGAACGGATGAAAACGCTGGTGGGATCGATGGACGGCATGGAGCCGGCAGAGGCCTTGCACGCCGTCGCCGAATTACAGAAGGAAGTGAGCCGCACCGAATCGGCCCTCGTCCGCGGCGCGCGGCAGGCCGGACTGTCCTGGGAGGCCATTGCACTGTGCCTGGGTGTCAGCAAACAGGCGGTGCACCGAAAGTATGGCAAGCAGTAG
- the gluQRS gene encoding tRNA glutamyl-Q(34) synthetase GluQRS has translation MTSAGRFAPSPSGELHAGNLRTAILAWLFARSTGRNFLLRVEDLDRARSGAEAEQLRDLAAIGVTWDGEVVRQTARGSLYTAAISRLQTAGLTYECFCTRREIQEAASAPHAPQGAYPGTCRNLDPAELEFKRSTRPAAVRLRAGVSEYTVHDVLHGTYTGMVDDFVLRRNDGVTAYNLAVVVDDAEQGIDQVVRGDDLLPSTPRQAYLASLLNIPVPEYAHVPLVVNHDGVRLAKRDGAVTLQDLAGAGVSSDAVRDRLLESLGLPAGSLEQALNAFNPAGLPREPWVWGVNFR, from the coding sequence ATGACCTCCGCCGGCCGCTTTGCCCCCAGCCCCTCCGGTGAGCTTCATGCAGGAAATCTTCGGACTGCGATCCTGGCATGGCTGTTTGCCCGCTCCACCGGCCGGAACTTCCTGCTGCGGGTGGAGGACCTGGACCGGGCGCGGTCCGGCGCGGAGGCGGAGCAGTTGCGGGACCTGGCGGCGATTGGCGTGACCTGGGACGGCGAGGTGGTACGCCAGACCGCCCGGGGCTCCCTGTACACCGCAGCGATTTCCAGGCTCCAGACCGCCGGCCTCACCTACGAATGCTTCTGCACGCGCCGCGAAATCCAGGAGGCGGCCTCGGCTCCCCATGCGCCTCAGGGCGCCTATCCGGGGACCTGCCGGAACCTCGACCCGGCTGAGCTGGAGTTCAAGCGTTCCACCCGGCCCGCTGCCGTCCGGCTTCGGGCAGGCGTCTCGGAATACACCGTGCATGATGTGCTGCACGGAACCTACACCGGCATGGTGGATGACTTTGTGCTCCGCAGGAACGATGGAGTGACTGCGTACAACCTCGCCGTTGTGGTGGATGACGCTGAACAGGGCATCGACCAGGTGGTCCGCGGCGACGACCTCCTCCCGTCAACGCCGCGGCAGGCCTACCTCGCCTCGCTCCTGAATATTCCTGTTCCCGAATATGCGCATGTCCCCCTGGTGGTGAACCACGACGGCGTTCGGCTGGCGAAGCGGGACGGCGCGGTGACGCTGCAAGACCTGGCTGGTGCTGGCGTTTCTTCCGATGCAGTGCGGGACCGGCTGCTGGAATCGTTGGGGCTTCCGGCCGGATCCCTGGAACAGGCGCTGAACGCTTTCAATCCGGCCGGGTTGCCCAGGGAGCCGTGGGTATGGGGTGTCAACTTTCGTTGA
- a CDS encoding Lrp/AsnC family transcriptional regulator produces MIRLQELDATDRRILSALDDDPRVPIMVLAQKLGLARGTVQSRLERMTASGALRPNSSRVLPAALGRGVAAAVSAELDQSHLNEAITALRKIPEVLECHAPAGDTDLLIRVVATSPDDLYRVSEEIRLCPGIVRTSTSMFLREVIPYRTTGLLKE; encoded by the coding sequence ATGATCAGATTGCAGGAACTGGACGCCACGGACAGGCGGATCCTGAGTGCACTGGACGACGACCCCCGCGTTCCCATCATGGTGCTGGCGCAGAAGCTGGGCCTGGCCCGCGGAACAGTGCAGAGCCGGCTGGAGCGGATGACGGCGTCCGGCGCCTTGCGGCCCAACAGCAGCAGGGTGCTTCCTGCGGCGCTCGGACGGGGGGTGGCCGCCGCGGTCAGTGCTGAGTTGGACCAGAGCCACCTCAACGAGGCCATCACTGCGCTTCGGAAGATTCCCGAGGTCCTGGAATGCCATGCACCGGCGGGCGACACCGACCTGCTGATCCGTGTGGTGGCCACCAGCCCGGACGACCTCTACCGGGTGTCAGAGGAAATCAGGCTGTGCCCGGGAATCGTCCGGACCTCCACCAGCATGTTCCTCCGCGAAGTGATCCCCTACCGGACCACCGGCCTGCTGAAGGAATAG
- a CDS encoding WXG100 family type VII secretion target, with protein sequence MAGNFYGADLVQLRQLAKDLAGGANRLNALGQQLGSSISSTAWRGHDGERFRSEWTSAHLRFLKSATAGLEAASKALLANADEQEKASTRGGSGGPGGGSGGQGGGSGTAQDLTDTLNSMTPDERREYLQSEEFKQWALANPDAAKAAMDSAADSGLITRNSKAYRDFLSSYWNQQAMLDMGIDLQDWDTSKGTEYNWETTRKVYDFYGQAYLANPDLQWAGMANMIGPSFAGGFRDMAMLRDLAQQIADNPASDIPLPVLDQIEQLAGMTDQEIRFYETSMLDMNKEIFLDQARQHQAYMDGGLAEINRLRDSGAIDPGTAEEWAKIDSGDPGLVREGNTALLYREQNEIIADDYGSMRNHPGGEAVTYMVTLAGEPSIPGAKSYAEVFPFEFSVESPGPENVPFTNWDNPTQFRTDFTTGFPDGNISDADQRWALIRQDTLPAYQDLLATDPARARQVIASDFDDRVEQYRPTNNIPGIMDRFLDRFDAEVHQ encoded by the coding sequence ATGGCAGGGAATTTTTACGGTGCTGACCTAGTGCAGCTACGGCAGCTTGCCAAGGACCTTGCCGGCGGCGCTAACAGGCTGAACGCCCTGGGCCAGCAGCTCGGCAGCAGCATCAGCTCCACTGCATGGAGGGGGCACGACGGCGAGCGCTTCCGAAGCGAGTGGACGTCCGCCCATCTGCGGTTCCTGAAGTCCGCAACGGCAGGGCTGGAAGCGGCGTCAAAGGCGCTGCTCGCCAACGCGGACGAGCAGGAGAAGGCCAGCACCCGCGGTGGCTCGGGCGGGCCCGGCGGCGGGAGCGGAGGTCAAGGCGGCGGTTCGGGTACCGCCCAGGACCTGACGGACACCCTGAACTCCATGACCCCTGACGAACGCCGGGAATACCTCCAGAGCGAAGAATTCAAACAGTGGGCGCTGGCCAACCCTGACGCCGCCAAGGCCGCCATGGATTCTGCGGCAGACTCTGGCCTGATCACCAGGAACTCCAAGGCCTACCGGGACTTCCTCAGTTCCTACTGGAACCAGCAGGCCATGCTGGATATGGGCATTGACCTCCAGGACTGGGACACCTCAAAGGGCACCGAATACAACTGGGAAACCACCAGGAAGGTCTACGACTTCTACGGCCAGGCCTACCTCGCCAACCCTGACCTGCAGTGGGCCGGCATGGCCAACATGATCGGGCCGTCCTTCGCCGGCGGCTTCAGGGACATGGCCATGCTCCGGGATCTCGCCCAACAGATCGCGGACAACCCCGCGTCGGACATCCCGCTCCCCGTCCTGGACCAGATCGAACAGCTCGCCGGGATGACGGACCAGGAAATCCGCTTCTACGAAACCAGCATGCTGGACATGAACAAGGAAATCTTCCTGGACCAGGCCCGCCAGCACCAGGCCTACATGGACGGCGGCCTGGCCGAGATCAACAGGCTGCGCGACTCGGGTGCCATCGATCCCGGTACCGCGGAGGAGTGGGCAAAGATCGATTCCGGAGACCCCGGGCTTGTCCGGGAGGGCAACACGGCCCTGCTCTACCGTGAGCAGAACGAGATCATCGCCGACGACTACGGTTCCATGCGCAACCACCCGGGCGGCGAGGCTGTGACCTACATGGTGACACTGGCCGGCGAGCCCTCCATTCCCGGCGCGAAGAGCTACGCGGAAGTGTTCCCTTTCGAGTTCAGCGTTGAGAGTCCCGGACCGGAAAACGTGCCCTTCACCAACTGGGACAACCCCACACAGTTCCGCACCGACTTCACCACGGGTTTCCCCGACGGCAACATCTCCGACGCAGACCAGCGCTGGGCGCTCATCCGGCAGGATACGCTGCCGGCCTACCAGGACCTGCTGGCCACCGATCCTGCCCGGGCCCGGCAGGTCATCGCCTCGGACTTCGATGACCGGGTGGAACAGTACAGGCCTACCAACAACATCCCCGGGATCATGGACCGCTTCCTGGACCGCTTCGACGCGGAGGTCCACCAGTGA
- a CDS encoding Lrp/AsnC family transcriptional regulator — MIDHIDRNILRHLKEDGRMTATALAAKVGLTVAPCHRRLRDLEQSGVIRGYRADIDPSAVGLGFEAIVFVTLRQVDRATMEVFENRVAENPNVVEAQRLFGSPDYLLKVIAEDLPAYQRFYDAELTSLPGVERLTSTLVMKNLKSNAGPPV; from the coding sequence GTGATTGACCACATCGACAGAAATATTTTGCGCCACCTCAAAGAAGACGGCAGGATGACCGCCACGGCGCTCGCCGCCAAGGTCGGTTTGACGGTGGCCCCGTGCCACCGGCGGCTGCGTGACCTGGAGCAATCAGGTGTGATCCGGGGCTACCGGGCGGACATTGATCCCTCCGCCGTGGGACTGGGTTTTGAGGCAATTGTGTTTGTCACCCTGCGCCAGGTGGACCGCGCCACCATGGAGGTCTTCGAAAACCGGGTGGCGGAGAATCCGAATGTCGTGGAGGCGCAACGGCTCTTTGGCTCACCCGACTACCTGTTGAAGGTCATCGCCGAGGACTTGCCCGCCTACCAGCGTTTCTACGACGCCGAACTCACGTCTCTGCCGGGGGTGGAGCGGCTGACGTCCACCCTGGTGATGAAGAACCTGAAGTCCAACGCCGGCCCGCCGGTCTAG
- a CDS encoding LysE family translocator: MNPELFLAFVLVAAALACTPGVDWAYSIAAGLRQRSFVPAVAGLCGGYVLHTVLLVAGLAALLTGMPGVLGWITLAGAAYLLWLGISTLRSWREASFTAGAGTGGSTRLRTFLQGMGTSGINPKGLLFYVALVPQFVSADASLPVPVQSGLLGMTFVLLAGLVYTAVALLSRTLLQSRPGAARLVTLASGVIMVVLGAVLLGEQLLPVVTAK, encoded by the coding sequence ATGAATCCGGAGCTGTTTTTGGCCTTTGTGCTGGTGGCGGCCGCCTTGGCATGCACCCCCGGCGTGGACTGGGCGTACTCCATTGCGGCCGGGCTCAGGCAGCGGAGTTTCGTGCCGGCCGTGGCAGGGCTTTGCGGCGGATATGTCCTGCATACGGTCCTGCTGGTGGCGGGACTGGCGGCCCTGCTCACGGGGATGCCCGGCGTCCTGGGCTGGATCACGCTGGCCGGCGCGGCGTACTTGTTGTGGCTCGGCATCAGCACGCTCCGTTCCTGGCGCGAAGCCAGCTTCACTGCCGGGGCTGGCACTGGGGGCAGCACCAGGCTCCGCACATTCCTTCAGGGCATGGGCACCAGCGGCATCAACCCCAAGGGCCTGCTCTTCTACGTGGCGCTGGTTCCCCAGTTCGTGAGCGCCGATGCGTCCCTTCCCGTGCCAGTGCAGTCGGGCCTGCTGGGGATGACGTTTGTGCTGCTCGCGGGCCTTGTGTACACCGCCGTCGCCCTGCTCTCCCGCACCCTGCTGCAGAGCCGGCCGGGAGCCGCCCGCCTGGTGACCCTTGCCAGCGGAGTGATCATGGTGGTGCTGGGTGCGGTACTGCTCGGCGAGCAGCTGCTGCCGGTTGTTACGGCGAAGTAA
- a CDS encoding nuclear transport factor 2 family protein yields MDEQPAEDIRALFTEDAVYETRPNDPHAWKGQDGIVDAWLAARDVPGDWTFSWELLAVDAGTAFVQGVTAYSGGRPTYDNLWVIRLDPGGRASAFTEWFMERG; encoded by the coding sequence ATGGACGAACAACCGGCCGAGGACATCCGTGCCCTCTTTACCGAGGACGCTGTGTACGAAACACGGCCCAACGATCCGCATGCCTGGAAGGGGCAGGACGGCATCGTCGATGCCTGGCTCGCCGCCCGGGATGTACCAGGGGACTGGACGTTCAGCTGGGAGCTGCTGGCCGTGGACGCCGGCACCGCTTTCGTCCAGGGTGTCACTGCCTATTCGGGGGGCCGGCCCACGTACGACAACCTCTGGGTCATTCGGCTGGACCCGGGTGGCCGGGCTTCCGCCTTCACCGAATGGTTTATGGAACGCGGCTGA
- a CDS encoding DUF456 domain-containing protein, producing MNSETLVTILCGLAILVGVAGTVIPVLPGSILIGASLLAWAIWGGAGTAGWVVFAIAMVFVVAGMAASAVLTGRKLKEHAIPSLSIVAGLVAGVAGMFIIPVVGLFVGFAAGLLLSELARTRNLGSAATSSWAALKATGLGMLAEFGLACLAASTWVIGVWVAAANG from the coding sequence ATGAATTCCGAAACCTTGGTGACCATCCTGTGCGGCCTGGCAATTCTTGTCGGCGTGGCGGGCACAGTCATCCCGGTGCTTCCGGGCAGCATCCTGATCGGCGCAAGCCTGCTGGCATGGGCCATCTGGGGCGGCGCCGGCACCGCAGGCTGGGTGGTGTTCGCGATTGCCATGGTGTTCGTGGTGGCAGGCATGGCCGCCAGTGCTGTCCTCACGGGCCGGAAGCTGAAGGAGCACGCTATCCCCAGCTTAAGCATCGTGGCAGGGCTGGTAGCCGGAGTGGCGGGAATGTTCATCATCCCCGTGGTGGGACTCTTCGTGGGCTTCGCCGCGGGCCTGCTGCTCAGCGAACTCGCCCGCACCAGGAACCTCGGAAGCGCAGCAACCTCCAGCTGGGCCGCCCTGAAAGCAACGGGGTTGGGAATGCTCGCCGAGTTCGGCCTGGCCTGCCTCGCGGCCAGCACCTGGGTGATCGGCGTGTGGGTCGCCGCTGCGAACGGCTGA
- a CDS encoding NAD(P)-dependent malic enzyme: MSIDAIAATDNSAATALSEAEIFDAHQGGKLSIASTVPLSTKRDLSIAYTPGVAEVSRAIHAKPELARTLTWAERLVVVVSDGTAVLGLGNIGASASLPVMEGKSALFKTFGDLDSIPLVLNTTDVDEIVETLVRLRPSFGAVNLEDISAPRCFELEEKLIEALDCPVMHDDQHGTAVVALAALTNAAKVTGRELDSLRVVVSGAGAAGIAVAEILLAAGINDVVLLDSRGIINAGRKDLAADPASKKADIAGRSNPRGVEGGPAEALAGADVFIGVSSSKLDEAHLALMNQDAIVFALSNPDPEVLPEVAVKYAAVVATGRSDFPNQINNVLAFPGIFRGALDAGARRITPAMKLAAAYAIAELAAEGLSADYIVPSPLDPRVAPAVTAAVAAAVEAE; this comes from the coding sequence GTGTCCATTGACGCAATTGCAGCCACTGACAACTCCGCAGCCACCGCGCTGAGCGAAGCCGAGATCTTCGACGCCCATCAGGGCGGCAAGCTCTCCATCGCCAGCACCGTCCCGCTGTCCACCAAGCGCGACCTGTCCATCGCCTACACCCCGGGAGTGGCCGAAGTCAGCCGCGCCATCCACGCCAAACCTGAACTGGCCCGCACCCTCACCTGGGCCGAGCGCCTGGTGGTAGTGGTCAGTGACGGCACGGCCGTCCTGGGACTGGGCAACATCGGAGCGAGCGCCTCGCTGCCCGTGATGGAAGGCAAGTCCGCCCTGTTCAAGACCTTCGGCGACCTGGACTCCATTCCGCTGGTCCTCAACACCACGGATGTCGACGAAATCGTGGAAACCCTCGTCCGCCTGCGCCCCAGCTTCGGCGCCGTCAACCTCGAGGACATCTCCGCACCGCGCTGCTTCGAACTCGAGGAAAAGCTCATCGAAGCGCTGGACTGCCCGGTGATGCACGATGACCAGCACGGCACCGCCGTGGTTGCCCTCGCTGCCCTGACCAACGCCGCCAAGGTGACGGGCCGCGAACTCGACAGCCTGCGCGTGGTGGTCTCGGGTGCAGGGGCGGCCGGCATTGCCGTCGCCGAAATCCTGCTGGCCGCCGGCATTAACGATGTGGTGCTGCTGGATTCCCGCGGCATCATCAACGCCGGCCGCAAGGACCTTGCGGCGGACCCTGCCAGCAAGAAGGCGGACATCGCAGGGCGCAGCAACCCCCGCGGCGTGGAAGGCGGCCCGGCCGAAGCCCTCGCCGGAGCCGACGTCTTCATCGGCGTCTCCTCCTCCAAGCTGGACGAAGCGCACCTCGCGCTGATGAACCAGGACGCCATCGTCTTCGCGCTGTCCAACCCGGACCCCGAGGTCCTGCCCGAGGTCGCCGTGAAGTACGCCGCCGTGGTGGCCACCGGCCGCAGCGACTTCCCCAACCAGATCAACAACGTGCTGGCCTTCCCGGGCATCTTCCGCGGCGCCCTTGACGCCGGTGCCCGCCGCATCACCCCGGCGATGAAGCTCGCGGCTGCCTACGCCATCGCGGAGCTTGCAGCGGAAGGCCTTTCGGCGGACTACATCGTGCCGAGCCCGCTGGATCCGCGTGTTGCGCCCGCTGTGACCGCAGCCGTCGCCGCCGCGGTGGAAGCGGAGTAG